In Gammaproteobacteria bacterium, the DNA window CGGGCGTCGTCGAGCGTCAGGTCACGTGGCGTCTGGCCGACAAAAATTGCCGGTGCACCACCGGTGGTTTCAGAGCGACCGGGGATGACGATGAGCAGGTTGGTGCCAAGCGAGGCGAACTCGCCGGTGACATAGCGCCGCGCTCCTTCGCCGAGCGAGGTGAGCACGACTACCGCAGCGACACCGATGGCCATTGCGAGCAGCATCAGTGCGGTGCGTCCGCGGGTACGCCACAAAGCCAGCATGGACTGCTGCAAAAGGTCCGAAGTTCTCATGCCGGCGTCTGCTGCGAGCTGATGTCCTCGACGATGCGGCCGTCGACCATGTGCAGCCGGCGCCTGGCGCGCCTGCCGAGGTCCTGATCGTGCGTGACTATGATCAGGGTGATGCCCTCGTGGTTCAGCTGTTCCAGGACTTCAACGACTTCCTCGCCCGAGCGGGTATCGAGATTGCCCGTTGGCTCGTCGGCCAGAAGCACGTTCGGGCCCATCACGGTGGCGCGCGCAATTGCCACGCGCTGGCGCTGGCCGCCGGAAAGCTGGTCGGGCCGATGTCCGGCACGGTCGGTCAGGTCCATCGAGGCCAGCGCGCGCTCGACGCGTTCGCGGCGTTGCGATGGGACGATTCCGGCCAGGACCATCGGCAGCTCGACGTTTTCCGCAGCAGTCAATCGCGAAACGAGGTGAAAGGCCTGGAACACGAAGCCGATCTTTTCACCACGCGTGTGCGCCTGCTCGGCATCGTCCATCTCGGTGGTGTTGCGGCCATCAAGCAGGTAGCTGCCGGCCGTTGGCCGGTCGAGCAGGCCGATCAGGTTCAATAGCGTCGACTTGCCGGAGCCGGACGGCCCCATGATTGACAGGTATTCACCGGCTTCTATCGCCAGGTTTACCTGGTCCAGCGCGTGCACGTGTTCGTCACCGACCTCGAAGATGCGGTCGACGGCCTGCAGCTCGATCAGTGGCACCGGTTACTCCGGCGCGACCAGCGCGCCAGCCTCGACGCCTTCGCGATCGACTGACAGCACGATACGATCACCGGCCGCCAGGCCACTGGTTATTTCGGTGTGCTCCCAGTTACTGAGCCCGGTGCTGACCTGGCGTTCTTCCAGTGTTTCATCGGCTTCGATAAACAACAGCACCTTGTTCTTGTTAATGATAGCTTGAGTTGGAACGCGCAGGACGTCATCACGGGACTCGATCAGCACTTCCACGTCGGCACTGTAACCGGGCAGCAGGTTGTTACCGGGCGTGTCGATAACGGCCTCGATTTCAACCGTGCGTGCCTGCTTTTCCAGGTCAAGCACATAGGGCGCGACACGCCGCACGGTGCCGGGAAAGTCACGATCAGGAAAGGCATCCAGCGTGATGCGTGCCTGCATGCCGGCACGTATCGCCGGCGCGTCGACCTCGTCGATCGGTGCTGCGATGTACAGGCAGGAGTTATCGATCAGGTCAATGGCCGGCGGAGTAGGGATGCCAACCGGGGAGGGCGTAACAAATTCGCCGACTTCCCCATTGACCTCGGCAACGGTGCCGGTAAAGGGTGCCCGCAGGATGGTGCGTTCCAGCGCCGCGTTTGCACGGTCGACGCGCGCGTCGCTCACCGTGGTTTGCGCGCGTGCCGCCTTGCACGCTGCGCGCGTTGCCCGTGCCGCACCATCGGCACTGTCGGCAGCTTCGACTGAAGTGAGTCCCTGCTGGCGCAAACGAGCAATGCGGGTGGATTCGCGTCGTGCCACATCGGCGCGGACGCATGCTTCCTCCGCGCGCGCCGCCGTTGCGGCTGCATCGCGCTGCGCCAGCAGCAGATCGGCTTTCAGGTCGTCGTTCCACAGCTCCAGCAGTGGCTCACCGGCTTCCACGGTATTGCCTTCGTGGACGTGCAATATGGCAATCTGGCCTCCCAGTGCCGGCGCCAGCCGCGCCCGGTTACATGCCTTGACGGTGCCGGCACGGGTGTTCGCCACGACCGAGCGCACCTGGGCAGTCTCGACGGTGGCCAGCGTCACCGGTACCGGCTGAGGCCGCGTGAAGTACAGGTACAACAAGGCTGCAACCACGAGAATTGCCAGCAACCAGAGTGAGCGGCGGACTGTTTTACCCATCAGCGCAGTTTACCGGGCCGGCCGGTCGCGCGACATATGTAGTTGCCGTGAGCGTCGAATCGCCTGTCCGGCGAGTCTCAGCCGGTCACGTCCGGGTGCGGGCGGTAGCTCAGGCCATGGTTTTCGGGCTGCGTCGGTGTCCCCATCAATGCGGCCAGTTCGAGCGTGGCCGGGTGATCTGACACGACCAGGCGCGACTGGCCGATCAATGCCGCCCGCATCGCCATGCTGCCGGCCGGGATTGCATAGGCGCGGCCACGCAGGCTGCTGATCAATTCCAGTTCGCCGCCCGCCGGTAACAGCATCACCGGAAGCAATGCATCGGATACCGGATTGCGGCAGATATCAGTGACCACAGAGCTGTCGCTGCGCGCCGGTGCGACAATGATTGCGCGACGCGAAGACGAAAAACCGATTTCACGCAGCTGTGTGGTTGCGGCTGCAATGGTTTTGCTGGTCAGGGAGAGCGGTGCGCGCCTGGCGGGCCGGGTGATGCCAAACCGTGAGAACATCGCTGCGAACAGCGCGTCCACCCCGAATGGCGTGTCGGGCAGACCAACGCCGATCCTCGTCCTGGTTGCGGCGCCCGCGGTGACCGCCAGCAGCATCGTCGCCAGCAGGGTGTTATCCAGACCCACAACCTGGTCGAAGCGGCGCCGGTGCAGCCGGCCGTGCAATCGTAAATAGTCCAGCGGGTTGTGCCTGAGGGCGAAAAAAGTGGCCGGGTCAGCCTGGAAATCGAGGATTTCGGCACATGATTCGTGCGCGACGACCGCGCACGTGCCATGCTGCAACAGTGCTTCGATCCAGCCGCGGCTCAGGCTGCACTCGAACTCCTGCCCGGCCTGGATGACAAGCGCATTCAACGGCCGGTCCGCTCTGGTCGGGTCCGGACGGGGCATTAGCTTATGTTCAATAGCACGGGTCAGGTCAATCTCCGCTGCGGCCTCGTGTTTGACGACGCCTCAGGCCGAAATCAACCGCATGCAGCGAATGATTTTGGCGCCGGCGGCCGTCAAACTGGTGCAATCCACCAAAGTGATGCCCGTGTCTCTCACCCATAACGACAAATTGCTGACCGACAGAATGCTGCAGGGCGAGCAGCGTGCATTCGACGAGTTTTTCGACAGCAATTTTCCGCGTCTTTACCGCTTTACGCTGAGCCGGATCGGCGACGACGAGGATGCGGTAAAGGAGATTGTGCAAAAAACACTGTGCCGCGCGGTTGCCCGCGTGGGTACCTATCGTGGTGAGGCGGCGTTATTTACCTGGCTGTGCCGTCTGTGCCGCAATGAAATCAGTGATCACTACAAACGCCTGGGGCGCACCGCCGCACGTGAAGTGCCGTTCGAGGACATTGAAGTTCGGGCGGCGCTCGAGTCACTGGACCACAGTGGTGAAGATCCGACTCGTGCGGCGGAACGTGACCAGCTTGGTGAGCTGATCCGTACAATCCTTGATTACCTGCCGGCGCGCCAGGGTAATGCACTTGAGTGGAAATATGTGCAGGGCC includes these proteins:
- a CDS encoding sigma-70 family RNA polymerase sigma factor yields the protein MQRMILAPAAVKLVQSTKVMPVSLTHNDKLLTDRMLQGEQRAFDEFFDSNFPRLYRFTLSRIGDDEDAVKEIVQKTLCRAVARVGTYRGEAALFTWLCRLCRNEISDHYKRLGRTAAREVPFEDIEVRAALESLDHSGEDPTRAAERDQLGELIRTILDYLPARQGNALEWKYVQGLTVEEIANRMGVSHAAAQSLLARARQSFREGFRAIAHTDLELLLR
- a CDS encoding efflux RND transporter periplasmic adaptor subunit, which translates into the protein MGKTVRRSLWLLAILVVAALLYLYFTRPQPVPVTLATVETAQVRSVVANTRAGTVKACNRARLAPALGGQIAILHVHEGNTVEAGEPLLELWNDDLKADLLLAQRDAAATAARAEEACVRADVARRESTRIARLRQQGLTSVEAADSADGAARATRAACKAARAQTTVSDARVDRANAALERTILRAPFTGTVAEVNGEVGEFVTPSPVGIPTPPAIDLIDNSCLYIAAPIDEVDAPAIRAGMQARITLDAFPDRDFPGTVRRVAPYVLDLEKQARTVEIEAVIDTPGNNLLPGYSADVEVLIESRDDVLRVPTQAIINKNKVLLFIEADETLEERQVSTGLSNWEHTEITSGLAAGDRIVLSVDREGVEAGALVAPE
- a CDS encoding ABC transporter ATP-binding protein translates to MIELQAVDRIFEVGDEHVHALDQVNLAIEAGEYLSIMGPSGSGKSTLLNLIGLLDRPTAGSYLLDGRNTTEMDDAEQAHTRGEKIGFVFQAFHLVSRLTAAENVELPMVLAGIVPSQRRERVERALASMDLTDRAGHRPDQLSGGQRQRVAIARATVMGPNVLLADEPTGNLDTRSGEEVVEVLEQLNHEGITLIIVTHDQDLGRRARRRLHMVDGRIVEDISSQQTPA